A region of Clostridium acetobutylicum ATCC 824 DNA encodes the following proteins:
- a CDS encoding GtrA family protein: MQLYETYSFSVGGVTLVSKIFNLNIYKYFFVSCFVSIIDFIISYLLYRLSGMTYMVASNTGIIIGFLVQYFLCSKYIFKNDRNLGSFFVYVMTFISGIFLSDLTLWISYDRLGIYFTISKCLSMATPFFITYFIRQGVFGRRG, translated from the coding sequence ATACAATTATATGAAACATATTCCTTTAGTGTAGGAGGTGTTACACTGGTATCAAAAATTTTCAATTTAAACATCTATAAGTATTTTTTCGTATCGTGTTTTGTAAGCATTATAGATTTTATAATATCGTATTTACTTTATAGATTATCTGGAATGACATATATGGTAGCTTCCAATACAGGCATAATCATTGGATTCTTAGTGCAATACTTTCTGTGCTCTAAATATATATTTAAAAATGACAGAAATCTGGGTTCATTTTTTGTTTACGTTATGACTTTTATTAGCGGAATATTTTTATCAGATTTAACGCTTTGGATTTCATATGACCGGCTCGGTATATATTTTACAATTTCAAAATGCTTATCTATGGCAACACCTTTTTTTATTACTTATTTTATTAGACAAGGGGTTTTTGGTAGAAGAGGTTAG
- a CDS encoding GNAT family N-acetyltransferase, whose translation MEIREISYENRESINKFIMCHWFSLNMVVRGKMVNMSELSGLVMYEGKNILGLLTYKLCKNEMEIVSLDSLREKEGIGTALVNRAVKIASCLELNKIKLITTNDNINALRFYQKRGFDMAKLYLNSVDSARKLKPSIPIKGNFDIPIKHEIEFEKILK comes from the coding sequence ATGGAAATAAGAGAGATATCATATGAAAATAGAGAAAGTATAAATAAGTTTATAATGTGTCATTGGTTTTCTTTAAACATGGTTGTTAGAGGAAAAATGGTGAATATGTCTGAATTATCAGGACTAGTGATGTATGAAGGTAAAAATATATTGGGATTGCTTACTTATAAGCTTTGTAAAAATGAAATGGAGATAGTGTCCTTAGATAGTTTAAGAGAAAAGGAGGGTATTGGAACTGCACTTGTGAATAGAGCGGTGAAAATAGCCTCATGTTTGGAATTAAATAAAATAAAGTTAATTACAACAAATGACAATATAAATGCACTTAGATTTTACCAAAAAAGAGGCTTTGATATGGCAAAACTTTACTTGAATTCCGTTGATAGTGCAAGAAAATTAAAGCCTTCGATTCCAATAAAAGGCAACTTTGATATACCTATAAAACATGAAATTGAGTTTGAAAAGATTTTAAAGTAG
- a CDS encoding 6-pyruvoyl-tetrahydropterin synthase-related protein — MDKVNEKITNPDKIPHRNLKKDKLIFVRNLIILFIFSLITLVAINRNGQYPWGSDTYGHLYKANILFDSIKKGTLFLNYDRNWYNGVQPYRYWAPFPYYILAVINMFTNNMITTFDVFVELVFMVGGMGWLFWGYYTRRQNIAIVLAILWFFIPDNLRVLFSEGNIPFVTVISISPMVFFYYYKSMMGKKIRDYLRLAMLMSILTLTHAMISAIVGMALFIVGLAYAISKKRYYENIISLVYALLGMLCSSFWLYPALKGGIMSIDKGAVSDVMQSLTYPLTVSLDPLLRFKDIEMYYFGLSFGIVILFGILFATRNEIAPFVAALIILVGTTKSALPLLVKLPMNQLFWMRRFTAFAIAMIFIGLITWIKLRKSILIIILISLVVDSSASFYILGYNRPYPGDIAKTIDIACSIAKQRVGVLDNSTYGSFPTYYISYNSVNGVKQQVYGWAWQGATTANNIVTLNTALENHYFGLMFDRALEVGADTLVIRKRLITKKSQYKELDKYAAKVGYVKYTENDDAMIYMYPVKGTFGTEVNYEGIAIGSYASNITYLFPEFEVGTKPYFDDYTYGELKNKKAVYLAGFKYRDRDKAEELFLKLSRSGVKVLIDITGMEDSGFLNVTGQPIVIKNKFDELYFNGNKLNTAKFPSDYPSWNANFLNGVNNRKDYVVVDHRLIKYVGNKDNKNLTFIGLNIPYFVFLTKDEGLMKVLEQALDMKSYELPKRVVKDVKIQIKDNNIKVKGSSKEIVPIAALDSFVKLKGNYNSENNLIHLKSSSVEVKIIYPHMGVGIVISIIIIALTTALSIYIKLKNKDMLEEGDE; from the coding sequence ATGGATAAAGTAAATGAAAAGATTACAAATCCAGATAAGATACCTCATAGGAATTTAAAAAAGGATAAGTTGATTTTTGTTAGAAATCTTATTATTCTATTTATTTTTTCCTTAATTACATTAGTAGCTATAAATAGAAACGGACAGTATCCATGGGGTTCTGATACGTATGGGCACCTTTATAAAGCCAATATTTTGTTTGACAGTATAAAAAAGGGCACGCTTTTTTTAAACTACGATAGAAATTGGTATAACGGTGTGCAGCCATATAGGTATTGGGCTCCATTTCCATATTATATTTTAGCAGTAATTAATATGTTCACTAATAATATGATAACTACTTTTGATGTTTTTGTTGAACTTGTATTTATGGTTGGAGGCATGGGATGGTTATTTTGGGGGTATTACACTAGAAGACAGAATATAGCTATTGTACTGGCTATCTTATGGTTTTTTATACCGGATAATCTAAGAGTGTTATTTTCAGAGGGAAATATACCATTTGTAACGGTTATATCAATATCACCAATGGTTTTCTTCTATTATTATAAGTCCATGATGGGAAAGAAAATAAGGGACTATTTAAGATTAGCTATGCTCATGAGCATTTTGACTTTAACACATGCTATGATTTCTGCGATTGTTGGTATGGCACTTTTTATAGTAGGACTAGCCTATGCAATATCAAAAAAAAGATATTATGAAAACATTATTTCTTTAGTTTATGCTCTTTTGGGAATGCTCTGTTCAAGTTTTTGGCTTTATCCTGCTTTAAAGGGAGGAATAATGTCCATAGATAAGGGAGCTGTTTCGGACGTAATGCAAAGTTTAACGTATCCTTTGACGGTTTCCTTAGATCCATTATTGAGGTTTAAGGATATTGAGATGTATTACTTTGGTTTATCCTTTGGAATTGTAATATTGTTTGGAATACTATTTGCAACTAGAAATGAGATAGCGCCATTTGTTGCAGCTTTAATTATACTTGTTGGTACTACTAAAAGTGCATTGCCTCTTTTAGTGAAACTGCCAATGAATCAGCTTTTTTGGATGAGAAGATTTACTGCTTTTGCCATAGCGATGATATTTATAGGTCTTATTACATGGATAAAACTTAGAAAAAGTATCCTTATTATTATACTTATAAGCCTTGTTGTGGATTCTAGTGCTTCTTTTTATATTTTGGGCTACAACAGACCGTACCCTGGGGATATTGCAAAAACAATAGATATAGCGTGTTCTATTGCAAAGCAAAGAGTTGGAGTTTTAGATAATTCAACGTATGGCTCTTTTCCAACCTACTACATCTCCTATAATTCGGTTAATGGAGTTAAGCAGCAGGTTTATGGATGGGCATGGCAGGGAGCTACTACAGCAAATAATATTGTTACGTTAAATACGGCTCTTGAAAATCACTATTTTGGGCTTATGTTCGACAGAGCTTTAGAGGTAGGGGCAGATACTTTGGTGATAAGGAAAAGACTTATTACTAAGAAAAGTCAGTATAAGGAATTAGATAAGTATGCAGCTAAAGTTGGATATGTTAAATATACTGAGAATGATGATGCCATGATATATATGTATCCAGTTAAAGGCACATTTGGAACTGAGGTAAATTATGAGGGTATAGCAATTGGAAGTTATGCCTCAAATATAACTTACTTATTTCCTGAATTTGAGGTTGGAACAAAACCTTATTTTGATGATTATACCTATGGTGAATTAAAAAATAAGAAAGCGGTATATTTAGCAGGATTTAAGTACAGAGATAGAGATAAGGCTGAAGAATTGTTTTTAAAGCTTTCAAGAAGTGGAGTAAAGGTATTGATTGATATAACAGGTATGGAAGACTCGGGTTTTCTAAACGTGACGGGGCAGCCTATTGTAATCAAAAACAAATTTGATGAGCTTTATTTTAATGGAAATAAGCTTAATACAGCCAAGTTTCCAAGTGATTATCCAAGCTGGAATGCAAACTTTTTAAATGGGGTCAATAACAGAAAAGATTATGTTGTGGTTGATCATAGATTAATCAAATATGTAGGAAACAAGGATAATAAGAATCTAACCTTTATTGGACTAAATATTCCTTATTTCGTGTTTTTGACAAAGGATGAAGGGTTGATGAAAGTTTTAGAGCAAGCTCTTGATATGAAGAGTTATGAATTGCCAAAAAGAGTAGTAAAGGATGTAAAAATTCAAATTAAAGATAATAACATAAAGGTAAAGGGCAGTAGTAAGGAAATTGTTCCAATAGCAGCATTGGATTCTTTTGTGAAGCTTAAAGGAAATTACAATTCTGAGAACAATTTAATTCATTTAAAATCATCATCAGTTGAGGTGAAAATAATTTATCCTCATATGGGAGTAGGAATAGTGATTTCTATTATTATCATAGCATTAACAACAGCGTTATCAATATATATAAAGTTAAAAAACAAGGATATGTTAGAAGAGGGAGATGAGTAA
- a CDS encoding glycosyltransferase family 2 protein: MGKENLYVVLPSYNEEANIGKLINEWNVQFKDLEARGIKLEIIIVNDGSTDNTLAVAEAFSKHNDNVVVIDHGVNKGLGEGLNTGINYVLSQKQKGYMCLMDGDMTHEPKYIFSMLDKLQEEKLDCVIASRYRRGAKVEGLSLFRKFLSFGARVLYTIRLGIPNVRDYTCGYRLYKTSVLEKLHKVYGKRIVKETGFACMMELIVKVSKENFKIGEVPFVLKYQLKGGESKMKVGKTIKRSLLLLRVYK, from the coding sequence ATGGGTAAAGAGAATTTATATGTAGTTCTTCCTAGTTATAATGAAGAAGCTAACATAGGAAAACTAATTAATGAGTGGAATGTTCAGTTTAAGGATTTAGAAGCTAGAGGAATTAAGCTCGAAATTATCATTGTTAATGATGGAAGTACTGACAATACTTTAGCTGTTGCCGAGGCCTTTAGTAAGCACAATGACAATGTTGTGGTGATAGATCATGGTGTTAATAAAGGACTTGGAGAAGGTTTAAATACTGGTATAAATTATGTTTTAAGCCAAAAGCAAAAAGGGTATATGTGTTTAATGGATGGTGATATGACCCATGAGCCTAAATATATTTTTTCCATGTTAGATAAACTTCAAGAGGAAAAATTAGATTGTGTAATTGCATCTAGATATAGAAGGGGGGCTAAGGTAGAAGGATTATCACTATTTAGAAAGTTCCTATCTTTTGGTGCTAGAGTACTTTATACCATAAGACTTGGTATACCTAATGTGAGAGATTATACTTGTGGTTACAGACTTTATAAAACTTCTGTACTTGAGAAGCTTCATAAAGTTTATGGAAAGAGAATTGTAAAGGAAACAGGTTTTGCTTGCATGATGGAGCTTATAGTTAAGGTAAGCAAGGAAAATTTTAAAATAGGAGAGGTACCTTTTGTTTTAAAATATCAATTAAAGGGTGGAGAAAGCAAAATGAAGGTTGGAAAAACCATAAAAAGAAGTTTACTTTTACTTAGAGTATATAAATAA
- a CDS encoding TIGR03111 family XrtG-associated glycosyltransferase: MKQQLIIQLLFWGIWLVIPLIVDIIGGVIGAIFITVSYFRKKKLDIGYLPDITILIPIYNSENTLENCLNSVINQTYPIEKISVMLINNGKRDKAYNVFCSFQERNPRLKVWWLDSSSGKAKALNKGIYMANGKYIINIDSDGVLDKEAILKVVEKFETNPDICAMTGVVLTDPELIEETKLKNLRLIQRCELFEYIEAFLIGRGFQSQVNMMFTLAGAFSCYRREIIMKTQLYNNETLGEDTHMTSQIRELLDGKIALCEEAFFYVDPIDDLDKLYIQRQRWQRGQMEVSALFNEIANKNTKRFINVLKVTIIKDHSLVFPRFIWIFAMMYLVFLDYPLTLVVGANLILYIVYVITSTIYFFIAKLFLKEKKQIKDYVNKHWYIILLLPIYRFVVFFIRVAGIINAVEKNASWNTKTFSQEREIVDVRLKKNLSLYYRIKGWINNG; this comes from the coding sequence ATGAAACAGCAGCTTATTATACAATTGCTTTTCTGGGGAATTTGGCTGGTGATTCCTCTTATTGTAGATATAATCGGTGGAGTAATCGGTGCAATATTCATAACCGTAAGCTATTTTAGAAAGAAAAAACTTGATATAGGATATTTGCCTGATATTACAATACTTATTCCTATATATAATTCAGAAAACACTTTGGAAAATTGTCTTAATTCTGTAATAAATCAAACCTATCCAATTGAAAAAATATCAGTGATGCTCATTAATAATGGCAAAAGAGATAAAGCGTACAATGTTTTTTGTTCCTTTCAAGAGAGAAATCCAAGACTCAAGGTGTGGTGGCTTGATTCTTCAAGTGGGAAAGCAAAGGCTTTAAATAAGGGGATTTATATGGCAAATGGAAAGTACATTATAAATATAGATTCTGATGGTGTTCTTGATAAAGAGGCTATTTTAAAGGTTGTTGAGAAGTTTGAAACTAATCCTGATATTTGCGCAATGACTGGTGTGGTTCTAACTGATCCGGAGCTTATTGAAGAAACAAAATTGAAAAATTTAAGATTAATCCAACGCTGTGAACTTTTTGAGTATATAGAAGCATTTTTAATTGGAAGAGGCTTTCAATCACAAGTAAATATGATGTTTACTTTAGCGGGAGCTTTTTCCTGCTATAGAAGAGAGATTATAATGAAAACACAGCTTTATAATAATGAAACTCTCGGAGAAGATACTCATATGACATCTCAAATAAGAGAGCTTCTAGATGGAAAAATAGCACTTTGTGAAGAAGCGTTTTTCTATGTTGATCCAATAGATGACTTAGACAAGCTCTATATACAAAGACAAAGATGGCAAAGAGGTCAAATGGAGGTTTCAGCCCTTTTTAATGAAATTGCAAACAAGAATACAAAGAGATTTATAAATGTTTTGAAAGTTACAATTATTAAAGATCATTCTTTAGTTTTTCCTAGATTCATATGGATATTTGCAATGATGTATTTAGTTTTCTTGGACTATCCTTTGACATTGGTGGTTGGTGCAAATCTTATTTTATATATAGTTTATGTCATAACATCTACAATTTATTTTTTTATTGCAAAGTTGTTTTTGAAGGAAAAGAAGCAAATTAAGGATTATGTCAATAAACACTGGTACATTATATTACTTCTACCTATATATAGGTTTGTGGTTTTTTTCATCAGAGTAGCAGGGATAATAAATGCTGTTGAAAAAAATGCCTCCTGGAATACAAAAACCTTTTCACAGGAAAGGGAAATTGTGGATGTAAGACTTAAGAAAAATTTAAGTTTATATTACAGAATTAAGGGGTGGATAAATAATGGGTAA
- a CDS encoding 6-carboxytetrahydropterin synthase, which translates to MRTGYKFKFYLNARHVAIIDGRASNIHPHTWELLINVGAKEDYTISFGEVEKEVQAYLANYEGSFLNEKEEFKDINPTMESIGKVLIPYIKDIISKKEMKFISMEISENPTRTYVIEE; encoded by the coding sequence ATGAGAACAGGTTATAAGTTTAAGTTTTATCTTAATGCAAGGCATGTAGCAATTATTGATGGAAGAGCTTCTAATATACATCCGCATACTTGGGAATTGTTAATAAATGTTGGAGCAAAAGAGGATTATACCATAAGTTTTGGAGAGGTTGAAAAAGAAGTTCAAGCATATTTGGCTAATTATGAGGGGAGTTTTTTAAATGAAAAAGAGGAGTTTAAAGACATAAATCCCACTATGGAAAGTATAGGAAAAGTACTTATACCATATATCAAAGATATTATTAGTAAAAAGGAAATGAAATTTATTTCTATGGAGATTAGTGAGAATCCTACAAGAACATATGTAATCGAAGAATAA
- a CDS encoding flavodoxin family protein: protein MSFKVMGVTAGRKDSNSEILLKEALLACKNQGAEAMMINLRDYNILECTGCTACTHAMTKGKYVGCSLDGRDDKKTIMDIMLNQDAVIFSAPTYDLMPTATFLKFMHRNLSYESSFLEEIGEVEHRDRIGALIAVGGSTRSWQSMALEAMQATCFTNDFKIVDMLLATRVPAPKQCLLNNNLIKRAHQVGENIMKSLNTKVEDRKWLGDEKMGWCPNCHSNALILGEPQWDGLYFPIECQVCGAGGDLQKTEDGKWKFVIAENGLCRDRTDINGRACHGKEIAHTQGGFYTEENLSIVKEKFAKYKDLEFPSIKIEK, encoded by the coding sequence ATGAGTTTTAAAGTAATGGGTGTTACAGCTGGAAGAAAGGATTCAAATTCCGAAATTTTATTGAAAGAAGCTCTTTTAGCATGTAAAAATCAAGGTGCAGAAGCAATGATGATCAACTTGAGAGATTACAATATATTAGAGTGTACAGGGTGTACAGCCTGTACACACGCTATGACTAAAGGAAAATATGTAGGATGCAGCTTGGATGGAAGAGACGATAAGAAGACTATAATGGATATTATGTTAAATCAAGATGCAGTTATATTTTCAGCACCTACATATGATTTAATGCCAACAGCTACATTTTTAAAGTTCATGCATAGAAATTTAAGTTATGAATCTTCATTTCTAGAGGAAATAGGTGAAGTAGAGCATAGAGATAGAATTGGAGCATTAATTGCAGTTGGAGGTTCAACACGTTCCTGGCAGTCGATGGCGCTTGAGGCTATGCAGGCAACTTGCTTTACAAATGATTTTAAAATTGTAGATATGCTCTTGGCAACCCGTGTGCCTGCGCCAAAACAATGTTTACTTAATAATAATTTAATTAAACGTGCTCACCAAGTCGGAGAAAATATAATGAAATCCTTAAATACAAAGGTTGAAGACAGAAAATGGTTAGGTGATGAGAAAATGGGATGGTGTCCTAATTGTCATTCCAATGCACTTATTTTGGGAGAGCCTCAATGGGACGGACTTTATTTTCCTATAGAGTGTCAAGTGTGTGGAGCAGGTGGAGATTTGCAAAAAACAGAGGATGGAAAGTGGAAGTTTGTTATTGCTGAGAACGGTTTGTGTCGTGATAGAACAGATATTAATGGGAGAGCTTGCCATGGAAAAGAGATTGCACATACGCAAGGAGGGTTCTATACTGAGGAGAATTTATCAATTGTCAAGGAGAAATTTGCCAAGTATAAGGATTTGGAATTTCCGTCGATTAAAATAGAAAAGTAA
- the xrtG gene encoding exosortase family protein XrtG codes for MGNLDSLIIVTIIWISILVLFKNLKMDFFEFITGSLGIFTISMVFFMNPLEVSLNRCVSTVLYTIGHLTGYFQVFIENSIISLETKGGAISIFIDYECSGVIEMLVFTSLILFFPFGTRFRRVFYIIFGDIYIFLSNIIRVLFIIVITKTFGVSSYYIAHTLLSKILFFAFMIILYFYVFTSTQLKYQNVGEIR; via the coding sequence ATGGGCAACTTAGATTCCTTAATAATAGTAACAATAATATGGATTTCAATTTTAGTGCTGTTCAAAAATTTAAAAATGGATTTTTTTGAGTTTATAACAGGGAGTCTTGGTATATTCACTATAAGTATGGTGTTTTTTATGAATCCTTTAGAGGTATCTCTTAACAGATGTGTTTCAACGGTTTTATATACTATAGGACATTTAACTGGGTATTTTCAAGTATTTATAGAAAATTCAATTATTTCATTAGAAACTAAAGGCGGTGCTATATCAATATTTATTGATTACGAATGTTCAGGCGTAATAGAAATGCTTGTATTTACATCACTTATATTATTTTTTCCATTTGGAACAAGGTTTCGTAGAGTATTTTATATAATTTTCGGCGATATATACATTTTTTTATCAAATATAATTAGGGTTTTGTTCATTATAGTAATAACTAAAACTTTTGGAGTTAGCTCTTATTATATAGCACATACGCTTTTATCTAAAATTTTATTCTTTGCGTTTATGATTATACTCTACTTTTATGTTTTTACATCTACTCAACTTAAATATCAGAATGTGGGGGAAATTAGATGA